A window from Argopecten irradians isolate NY chromosome 3, Ai_NY, whole genome shotgun sequence encodes these proteins:
- the LOC138319593 gene encoding uncharacterized protein, with protein MELQKLKNIRTGNKRAITRLLGKLEDFKSNDDFIGINTALTLVQEKKANIQKIDEQILTLIEEDDIADEFENSDKYIFEVDCEIAEILEYIEHHAQNEILNVNAQNFVPRINTNLSGHQLSSSSSVSSQFHKLPKLSLPIFDGDILQWKTFWESFQSTIQIQYLFDRHSKILKAQLHGQASQCIEGLPITNNSYLQAIDILLKRFGQTHKVTNAYMEHLINIPAPRFSASSLRSFHDKMESYIRGLESLGQCEESFGSLLIPIIKNKLPPNCRKCGKRHHTSICNDHIPQSPNPKVYVSEGNKGADKEEKTAALHSTTITSHSEVLLKTAIAPVWSEFQHATASILLDEGAQNSFMSEDLAKELNIETTGTTNMKIAAFGGSESQIRHLKTARIYIESVSGERIPIEVVILPKIAAPIEMKARINAAKLPYLRGLQLAHPVTHHEKFNINLLIGADYYWSIVQDKVIRGSGPTAVKSKLGYLLSGPIITHKNSTTVASSMGFMNTAIMNILINHKSEEVDLEKFWKIESLGVKDTLDNSTSSTSYMEEYQNTSISFNNDRYTAKLPWREDHQELPTNEFVTRNRTINVVKRIAREPNLLKMYGDIIFDQEKRGFIEKVSDDNIKSGDKIHYIPHHPVKNDSTTTPIRIVYDCSCHQDSESPSLNDCLLSTPPKLNDITGLIARFRVKKYGISTDIEKAFLNVNLDEGDRDVTRFFWLRDPSDPNSPLITYRFKAVLFGAMCSPFILNATLLKHLNGSQTELSNDLQRNLYVDNILSSVNTEQKALHYFRGSRDLLRQAGFNLRSWSSYSKDLRKAAENENVHDTDNVVKILGMRWNPVSDTIAFAEKARADIGNLLATKREVLKQSASIYDPLGILGPVTIRAKLLMQRLWKDGLSWDEKLSEKVKTSWIDILVDTALVTAKTSIPRKYFVDSDNTIKDSTLHVFVDASQKAYGACAYIVNHTEASFVMAKNRVAPIKGMTLPQLELMAAVLGARLGRHLLDELELERVVYWSDSQIVIHWLSSEKQQNKFIKNRRKEINDLTGSKHWRYVPAHSNPADLQTRGISAKEI; from the exons ATGGAGCTACAGAAGCTAAAGAACATAAGAACTGGCAACAAGCGGGCCATAACACGACTGCTAGGAAAATTAGAGGATTTTAAATCAAACGATGACTTTATCGGAATCAACACAGCCTTGACATTGGTACAAGAAAAGAAGGCAAACATCCAGAAAATTGATGAACAGATACTTACCCTAATTGAAGAAGACGACATTGCCGATGAATTTGAAAACTCAGATAAGTATATATTTGAAGTTGATTGTGAAATCGCTGAAATTCTCGAGTACATTGAACACCACGCTCagaatgaaattttaaatgTCAACGCACAGAACTTTGTCCCCAGAATTAATACAAACTTAAGCGGACACCAGCTTTCTTCAAGTTCAAGTGTATCTTCTCAATTTCATAAACTCCCTAAGCTGAGTCTCCCGATTTTTGATGGGGATATATTACAGTGGAAAACATTCTGGGAATCGTTCCAGTCAACGATTCAAATTCAATACTTGTTTGACAGACATTCAAAAATTCTAAAAGCGCAATTACATGGCCAAGCGTCACAGTGCATTGAAGGTCTTCCTATCACGAACAATAGCTATTTACAAGCTATAGACATTCTCTTGAAAAGGTTTGGACAGACCCACAAAGTTACAAACGCATACATGgaacatttgataaatattcctGCCCCGCGATTTAGCGCAAGTAGTCTCAGATCATTTCACGATAAGATGGAGTCGTACATCAGAGGTTTAGAGTCTTTAGGACAGTGTGAGGAATCATTTGGGTCTCTCCTTATACCAATCATCAAGAACAAACTACCGCCCAAC TGTAGAAAATGCGGGAAAAGACATCACACTAGTATATGTAATGACCATATTCCACAATCGCCGAATCCTAAGGTTTATGTATCGGAGGGAAATAAAGGTGCTGACAAGGAGGAGAAAACCGCAGCGCTTCACTCAACAACGATTACATCTCATTCCGAGGTTTTATTAAAGACCGCTATAGCCCCAGTATGGTCGGAATTTCAACACGCTACAGCAAGCATTCTTTTAGACGAAGGAGCACAGAATTCTTTCATGAGTGAGGATTTAGCCAAAGAACTAAATATCGAGACTACGGGAACTACTAACATGAAAATAGCTGCTTTTGGGGGAAGTGAAAGTCAGATACGTCATCTAAAAACTGCACGCATATACATTGAATCTGTCAGCGGAGAGAGAATCCCGATAGAGGTAGTAATCTTACCAAAGATAGCCGCGCCAATAGAGATGAAAGCCCGGATTAACGCTGCAAAGTTGCCTTATTTACGAGGATTACAGCTAGCTCACCCAGTGACACATCATGAGAAATTCAACATAAACCTCCTAATTGGAGCAGACTACTATTGGTCAATAGTACAGGACAAAGTGATTCGTGGGAGTGGACCGACAGCTGTCAAGTCCAAATTAGGATATCTGTTATCCGGTCCAATCATCACACATAAAAACTCAACAACTGTTGCATCTTCGATGGGATTCATGAATACTGCGATCATGAACATTTTGATAAACCACAAATCAGAGGAAGTTGACCTAGAAAAGTTTTGGAAAATTGAATCCCTTGGAGTAAAGGATACACTAGACAACTCTACTAGTTCTACGAGTTACATGGAAGAATATCAGAATACTTCCATATCCTTCAATAACGACAGATATACTGCTAAGTTGCCCTGGCGTGAGGACCACCAAGAACTTCCGACAAATGAATTTGTCACAAGAAACAGAACGATTAATGTCGTTAAACGAATCGCTCGAGAACCAAACCTATTGAAGATGTATGGAGATATCATATTTGACCAAGAAAAGAGAGGATTCATAGAGAAAGTTTCGGATGACAACATCAAATCAGGGGACAAAATACATTACATACCACACCACCCTGTGAAAAATGACTCGACAACTACACCAATCAGGATCGTTTACGATTGCAGTTGCCATCAAGATTCAGAATCTCCAAGTTTAAACGACTGTCTACTGTCCACTCCTCCTAAACTTAATGACATTACAGGACTCATCGCGAGATTTCGAGTGAAGAAATATGGAATATCTACAGACATTGAAAAGGCATTCCTTAACGTAAACCTTGATGAAGGAGACAGAGATGTGACAAGATTTTTCTGGCTTCGTGATCCATCAGACCCCAATAGTCCTTTGATAACCTACAGATTCAAAGCGGTACTCTTCGGCGCCATGTGTTCTCCATTCATTTTAAACGCGACACTTCTGAAACATCTGAACGGCAGTCAGACAGAATTGTCCAATGATTTACAAAGAAATCTATATGTAGATAACATACTTTCATCCGTGAACACTGAACAGAAAGCTTTACACTACTTCCGCGGTTCAAGAGATTTGCTGAGACAAGCTGGATTCAATCTGAGGTCTTGGTCATCATACAGTAAAGACTTACGGAAGGCAGCCGAGAATGAGAATGTACATGACACCGACAATGTTGTTAAGATACTTGGAATGAGATGGAATCCGGTGTCGGACACTATCGCTTTCGCCGAGAAAGCAAGAGCGGACATCGGCAACCTGTTAGCCACAAAACGTGAAGTTTTGAAACAATCAGCATCAATTTATGACCCATTAGGCATACTTGGACCAGTCACCATTCGCGCAAAATTACTGATGCAGAGACTTTGGAAGGATGGACTCTCATGGGATGAAAAACTATCAGAAAAAGTAAAAACTTCATGGATAGATATTTTGGTAGATACAGCACTCGTTACCGCGAAAACTTCGATTCCCAGGAAGTATTTTGTCGATTCCGACAATACGATAAAGGATTCTACATTGCACGTCTTCGTAGACGCAAGTCAAAAAGCATATGGAGCTTGCGCATACATTGTCAATCATACTGAAGCATCTTTCGTAATGGCCAAGAATCGAGTTGCTCCTATAAAGGGAATGACATTACCACAACTAGAGTTGATGGCTGCAGTATTAGGAGCTCGCTTGGGGCGACATTTACTGGATGAATTAGAACTTGAACGTGTTGTATATTGGAGTGACAGTCAAATAGTCATACACTGGCTATCGTCGGAGAAACAGCAAAACAAATTCATAAAAAACAGAAGGAAAGAAATCAACGATTTAACTGGATCCAAACACTGGCGATATGTTCCTGCGCATTCTAATCCGGCAGATTTACAAACCAGGGGCATATCTGCTAAAGAAATTTGA